A portion of the Cellulophaga algicola DSM 14237 genome contains these proteins:
- a CDS encoding nucleoside hydrolase, whose translation MIQKIKLFGILLTIAMFTSCNSKDKKTNIQTEIKKEEVPIEVKVEGTKKVWIDADLAVGMKNINRPGYSDVDDGYAVLQLLNADNIEIIGMSTVFGNNSIENAFTIGNYINTEFIDQKIPVFKGAGKPIDSNNVMTSDAVEALASALKKERLTILAIGPATNIGVLLLKYPDLKSQIIEVVLVAGRRTAKDHFNIGTKGVIAKDLNFDLDNAAFQVLLDNEVPVVLCPFEISSKVWIEQQDLDTLKTINPAMKWLATASQPWIEQWTGQGATGFNPFDALASHYIIAPEDIVSEPLLARLELHLDDTIKENKNQVFKQYLLCDETKGTPVKYCFDVVPGYHQKLIASYKK comes from the coding sequence ATGATACAAAAAATTAAACTATTCGGTATTTTATTAACAATTGCAATGTTTACGTCATGTAATTCTAAGGATAAGAAAACTAATATTCAAACAGAAATAAAGAAAGAAGAAGTACCCATTGAAGTAAAAGTTGAGGGCACAAAAAAGGTATGGATTGATGCTGATCTAGCCGTTGGCATGAAAAACATCAATAGACCAGGATATTCAGATGTTGATGATGGTTATGCTGTTTTACAATTATTAAATGCAGACAATATTGAAATAATAGGTATGAGTACCGTCTTTGGAAATAACAGTATTGAAAATGCGTTTACTATTGGTAACTATATAAATACTGAATTTATAGATCAGAAAATTCCGGTCTTTAAAGGGGCAGGAAAACCTATCGATAGCAACAATGTAATGACCAGTGATGCTGTTGAAGCTTTAGCATCTGCTTTGAAAAAAGAGCGCTTAACTATTTTAGCAATTGGCCCTGCAACGAATATTGGTGTATTGCTACTGAAATATCCTGACCTGAAATCGCAAATAATTGAAGTGGTGTTGGTTGCTGGTCGCAGAACCGCTAAGGACCATTTTAATATTGGAACCAAAGGGGTTATAGCCAAAGATTTGAATTTTGATTTAGATAATGCCGCTTTTCAAGTTCTTTTAGATAATGAGGTACCCGTTGTATTATGTCCTTTTGAAATATCTAGTAAAGTTTGGATAGAACAACAAGATTTAGATACCTTAAAAACCATCAACCCTGCTATGAAATGGTTAGCTACAGCTTCTCAACCATGGATAGAACAATGGACGGGACAAGGAGCTACTGGCTTTAATCCTTTTGATGCTCTAGCAAGTCATTATATCATTGCACCAGAAGATATTGTTTCAGAACCACTATTAGCGCGTTTAGAACTGCATCTCGATGATACCATCAAAGAAAATAAAAATCAGGTATTTAAACAGTACCTACTTTGTGATGAAACTAAAGGCACGCCTGTAAAATATTGCTTTGATGTAGTACCCGGTTACCATCAAAAATTAATAGCTAGTTATAAAAAATAA
- a CDS encoding patatin-like phospholipase family protein: protein MTKELSSNKSIGLVLSGGGVRGMAHIGLIKAMQEFGIEAKSVTGSSVGALVGALYANGNSIEDMLHFFKTTPLFNYQFLTIAKAGFMDTDKYIRFFKAYFPEDSFESLQKELHIVATNIQDGNAEFFSTGELIRPLLASAALPPVFSPIEVKGQLYVDGGIMNNFPAEPLYEKCTYIIGSNVSIVSKLDKKDLKNTYQLTGRVTGLMIYAASKTKLKSCDLLFESPDLEHIGMLDRKAIEKAYTIGYEHACRQFEILSKT, encoded by the coding sequence ATGACCAAAGAATTGTCAAGTAATAAATCAATCGGACTAGTATTATCAGGTGGAGGTGTTAGAGGAATGGCACACATTGGACTTATTAAAGCCATGCAGGAATTCGGGATTGAAGCAAAATCTGTTACAGGAAGTAGTGTAGGTGCTTTAGTAGGGGCTTTATATGCTAATGGAAATTCTATTGAAGATATGTTGCATTTCTTTAAAACTACTCCCTTATTTAATTATCAGTTTTTGACTATCGCGAAAGCAGGATTTATGGATACTGATAAATACATCCGCTTTTTTAAAGCCTATTTTCCAGAAGATAGTTTTGAATCATTACAAAAGGAATTACATATAGTTGCTACCAATATTCAAGATGGAAATGCTGAATTTTTCTCTACTGGAGAGCTAATTAGACCTTTATTGGCATCTGCAGCATTACCACCAGTATTTAGTCCTATTGAAGTAAAAGGTCAATTATACGTTGATGGAGGAATCATGAACAATTTTCCTGCTGAACCTTTATATGAGAAATGTACATACATTATTGGTAGTAACGTTTCTATTGTAAGCAAACTAGACAAAAAAGATCTAAAAAACACTTACCAATTAACGGGTAGAGTTACAGGCTTAATGATCTATGCTGCTTCTAAAACTAAATTAAAATCTTGTGATTTACTATTTGAATCGCCAGACTTAGAGCATATTGGCATGTTAGACCGCAAAGCTATTGAAAAAGCATATACCATAGGTTATGAACATGCTTGTAGGCAATTTGAAATTTTATCAAAAACATAA
- a CDS encoding DUF5687 family protein, producing the protein MFKHFITLQWKSFFRAASLKSSIAIKILMAFAAVYMTAIFIGMGVGVYFVIEDMNIGDPFDVINKFIIYYLIVDLVFRYMLQKMPVTNIKPLLYLPFKKSQVVNFSLAKTIASYFNWSHAFFFIPLSIVLLTKGYAATGVIGWHLALIAIIYCNNFINVLVNNKDSIFYPLVGLIALLGLCHYLQWFDITTYTAPFFNALYTLPWISIILWVIAFGLYYAAFNYFKKNLYLDAGLQTKQTIAKTEDLSWLNRFGNLGTFLKNDIKLIKRNKRSKMAVITSFFFIFYGFLFFTGTIEAYDGPIWRIFAGIFISGGFLFSFGQFVPSWDSSYYPLMMSQNIKYKEYLNSKWYLMVIATLISTTIASFYLFFGLHAYLAVLVGAVYNIGVNSYVVLLGGAYTRTPIDLTSSKKAFGDKQSFNLKTVMLTMPKLLLPLIIYGLGHYLISPTAGYIFVAMAGVIGFAFKGYVFKKIEHVYKKEKYKTLLAYKQVS; encoded by the coding sequence ATGTTCAAACATTTTATAACACTACAATGGAAATCATTCTTTAGAGCAGCTTCCTTAAAAAGTAGTATCGCCATTAAAATTCTAATGGCTTTTGCCGCTGTTTATATGACTGCCATCTTTATTGGAATGGGTGTTGGGGTTTATTTTGTAATTGAAGACATGAATATTGGTGATCCTTTTGATGTTATTAACAAATTCATAATTTACTACTTAATTGTAGATCTTGTTTTTCGCTATATGCTTCAAAAAATGCCGGTAACGAATATAAAACCACTACTCTATCTCCCTTTTAAGAAAAGCCAAGTGGTTAATTTTTCGCTTGCAAAAACAATAGCATCTTATTTTAATTGGTCTCATGCGTTCTTTTTTATCCCTCTTTCTATAGTACTATTGACAAAAGGGTATGCTGCAACAGGAGTTATTGGTTGGCATCTAGCCCTAATCGCTATTATCTACTGCAACAATTTTATCAATGTTCTCGTTAACAACAAAGACAGTATTTTTTATCCGTTAGTGGGTTTAATTGCACTCTTAGGATTATGTCACTATTTACAATGGTTTGATATTACAACGTACACTGCACCATTTTTCAATGCGCTCTATACCTTACCGTGGATTTCCATTATTCTTTGGGTAATAGCTTTTGGCTTATATTATGCCGCCTTTAATTATTTTAAAAAGAACTTGTACCTAGATGCAGGATTGCAGACCAAGCAAACCATTGCTAAAACAGAAGATTTAAGTTGGTTGAATAGATTTGGGAATTTAGGCACTTTCTTAAAGAATGACATTAAACTAATAAAAAGAAATAAGCGCTCTAAAATGGCGGTGATTACGAGTTTCTTTTTCATATTCTACGGGTTCTTATTTTTCACAGGAACTATAGAAGCCTATGATGGACCTATATGGAGAATTTTCGCAGGAATATTTATATCCGGTGGATTCCTTTTTAGCTTTGGACAATTTGTACCGAGTTGGGATAGTTCCTATTACCCCTTAATGATGTCACAAAATATTAAATACAAAGAATACCTAAATTCTAAATGGTATTTGATGGTCATTGCTACACTTATTAGCACCACCATTGCATCGTTTTATCTATTCTTTGGTTTACACGCTTACTTAGCTGTACTGGTTGGTGCCGTTTATAATATTGGGGTAAACTCATATGTCGTTTTATTAGGCGGAGCGTACACACGAACTCCAATAGATTTAACCTCTTCAAAAAAAGCATTTGGAGACAAACAATCTTTTAATTTAAAAACTGTAATGCTTACCATGCCCAAACTTCTATTGCCTTTAATCATTTACGGCTTAGGCCATTATTTAATTAGCCCTACAGCTGGATATATCTTTGTAGCCATGGCCGGTGTTATAGGTTTTGCTTTTAAAGGGTATGTTTTTAAGAAAATAGAGCACGTTTATAAAAAAGAAAAATACAAAACTCTACTAGCCTATAAGCAAGTAAGTTAA
- a CDS encoding ferredoxin--NADP reductase, with protein MSDFHSLKVSTIQQLTSSSVAITFAIPDDLKDTFTFSAGQYITISKEINGVEVRRAYSISSVPASGKITVGVKKITDGTFSVYANDNIKVGDVLEVMPPEGRFVFQPSNSAKHVAAFVAGSGITPIMSIAETVLKSHLNSTFVLVYGNQNTEEVMFSKEIEALQKQYNNRFFVQHVFSRINQEGALFGRIEGSTVNYIVKNKFKDTAFDAFYLCGPEEMIDLVSEKLQAANVAKEKIHFELFTSSETVDTMAENLDGATQVQVIVDDETFTFSMDKKMLVLDAVLKENIDAPYSCQGGVCSSCIARVTEGKAEMVKNQILTDGEIAEGLILTCQAHPLTPTLKVDFDDV; from the coding sequence ATGAGCGATTTTCATTCTTTAAAAGTTTCTACGATACAGCAATTAACGTCTAGTTCAGTTGCCATTACTTTTGCTATTCCAGATGATTTAAAAGATACCTTTACGTTTAGTGCAGGGCAATACATTACCATTAGTAAAGAAATAAATGGAGTTGAGGTTAGAAGAGCCTATTCTATATCTTCAGTTCCCGCTTCGGGTAAAATTACGGTAGGTGTTAAAAAAATAACCGATGGTACATTCTCTGTATATGCCAATGATAATATTAAAGTGGGTGATGTTCTTGAAGTGATGCCACCAGAAGGACGTTTTGTTTTTCAGCCAAGCAATTCTGCTAAGCATGTTGCAGCATTTGTTGCCGGTAGCGGAATTACACCAATTATGAGTATTGCAGAAACTGTTTTAAAGAGTCACCTGAATAGTACTTTTGTTTTGGTTTATGGAAATCAGAATACAGAAGAGGTTATGTTTTCTAAAGAAATAGAGGCCCTACAAAAACAATATAATAATCGGTTTTTTGTACAGCATGTATTTAGTAGAATAAATCAAGAAGGAGCTCTTTTTGGTAGAATAGAGGGGTCTACGGTAAATTATATCGTAAAAAATAAATTTAAAGACACTGCATTTGATGCCTTTTACCTTTGCGGACCGGAAGAAATGATAGATTTGGTTTCCGAAAAATTACAAGCGGCAAACGTTGCTAAAGAAAAAATTCATTTTGAATTATTCACCTCATCAGAGACTGTAGATACTATGGCAGAGAATTTAGATGGTGCAACACAGGTTCAGGTTATTGTAGATGATGAAACATTTACATTTTCTATGGATAAAAAAATGTTAGTATTAGATGCTGTTTTAAAAGAAAATATAGACGCTCCGTATTCTTGCCAAGGCGGAGTATGCAGTAGTTGTATTGCTAGGGTCACCGAAGGAAAAGCTGAAATGGTTAAGAATCAAATTTTAACCGATGGAGAAATTGCAGAAGGATTGATCTTAACATGTCAAGCACATCCATTAACACCTACATTAAAGGTAGATTTTGATGATGTATAA
- a CDS encoding SusC/RagA family TonB-linked outer membrane protein codes for MKIALITVFQLFALTVFAQTNTYKAIVVDTDNLPIPFVTINQTTTNNYTTSDDDGNFSLATTTTNFIINITSIGYKSQKITITNGNFPKKIILETDTEQLNEIVVTALGIEREKQSLVSAVTTVGPEKLTEVTLTNVVNSLAGQVAGVQITNGSSGVGSSSRIVIRGENSLSGSNQPLFVVDGVPISNEQITSNLVNNGALQEVDFGNGGSEISPDDIASISILKGAGSAALYGARAANGVVVITTKRGKNKKGFGVTTSSSLTVETLLTLPEYQNVYGGGSNGAYSFQNGAGAGVNDGGLSSYGPKLNEGLLINQFDSPSEDINGNTVRAGDVISRTFADGTYTPITATPWVSNPDNVRNFFKTGVTKQNNIAINSSGENGSSRLSYTNLRNEGIIPNTDLDRDGISLSVNQILSDKLNVNAFVNYINTRSGNRPNLGYGYENPLYGFNWTGRQANVASLKEYWQAGQTNVQHFDINYNWLTNPYLTVFENTNSFNKNRFLGNASAIYNITNKLDVTVRAGIDTYNDKREFRRAVSTNANSEGSFREDNVYFRELNTDILISYKDIINDDWKYTLAGGANRFDQDIKYSFTEASQLAIPDIYTLANSKSALVAESNLFTKRINSVYATGNLAYKNSLYFDFTYRNDWSSTLPENSNSFGYYSAGFSYVVSNMFQMPEGISFLNLRFSAASVGNDTDPYQNNQNFLLNQNYGADFRVTNENVLKNANLKPERLNAFEAGLEAWFLDGRLQVDIAGYQNTSVDQIISRPISEASGFGNFNVNGGKVRTRGFEALVSGTIIEKADFQWQSSVNFSTAKSIVTELPEGVTQFVTGTANIFSGGGGSNTVFYIARENGRVGDMYGTGFVQVDGQVVHDANGFPIQDPNLRLLGNYNADFQVGFNNKFSYKNLDFTFLFDWRQGGTIVSRTKALGSTSGVLKETLEGRENGIIGAGVVNIGTADAPQYAANTTVVSAQDYNNTFFDRGNEASALYDASYVKLRQVSIYFNFPDQLVNAIGFNKIKLGLVGSNLLLFTENPHFDPELNALQEQSITYGVEDFSYPSTRSFGISLKTEF; via the coding sequence ATGAAAATAGCACTAATAACTGTATTCCAGTTATTTGCCCTAACCGTATTTGCACAAACCAATACGTATAAGGCAATTGTGGTCGATACTGATAATCTACCAATACCTTTTGTAACCATAAATCAGACAACAACAAATAACTATACCACTAGTGATGATGATGGTAATTTTAGTTTAGCTACAACTACCACCAATTTTATAATCAACATTACATCAATTGGGTATAAAAGTCAAAAAATCACTATTACGAATGGTAATTTTCCTAAAAAAATAATCCTAGAAACCGATACCGAACAATTAAATGAAATTGTAGTTACAGCATTAGGCATAGAAAGAGAGAAACAATCATTAGTATCTGCCGTGACTACAGTGGGTCCAGAAAAATTAACCGAAGTTACTTTAACGAATGTTGTAAACAGCCTTGCAGGACAAGTTGCTGGCGTACAAATAACTAATGGTTCTTCTGGTGTAGGTTCCTCATCTCGAATTGTAATCCGTGGCGAAAACTCTTTAAGCGGCAGCAATCAGCCCCTATTTGTAGTAGATGGCGTCCCTATTAGTAACGAACAAATAACCAGTAACCTCGTAAATAATGGTGCATTACAAGAAGTAGATTTTGGTAATGGTGGGTCTGAGATTAGTCCTGATGATATTGCTTCTATATCTATATTAAAAGGAGCTGGTTCTGCAGCATTATATGGCGCAAGAGCAGCAAACGGAGTTGTAGTCATTACCACTAAAAGAGGAAAAAACAAGAAAGGGTTTGGAGTTACAACAAGTAGCTCATTAACGGTTGAAACCTTATTGACGTTACCGGAATATCAGAACGTTTATGGTGGTGGTTCTAATGGTGCTTATTCATTCCAAAATGGCGCTGGTGCAGGGGTTAATGATGGCGGATTAAGTAGTTATGGACCCAAATTAAATGAAGGTCTCTTAATTAATCAGTTTGATAGCCCGTCTGAAGATATTAACGGCAACACCGTACGTGCAGGTGATGTAATTTCAAGGACTTTTGCCGATGGTACCTATACCCCAATTACCGCAACACCATGGGTATCTAATCCCGATAATGTGCGTAATTTTTTTAAAACTGGGGTGACCAAACAAAATAATATCGCCATAAATTCTTCTGGGGAAAATGGCAGTAGCCGTTTATCCTATACTAATTTAAGAAACGAAGGTATCATACCAAATACAGATTTAGATAGAGATGGTATTTCACTAAGCGTAAATCAAATATTAAGCGATAAACTCAATGTAAATGCATTTGTCAATTATATAAATACTCGGAGTGGTAACCGTCCTAACCTAGGTTATGGCTATGAGAATCCGCTTTATGGTTTTAATTGGACCGGTAGACAAGCAAATGTAGCATCGCTAAAAGAGTACTGGCAAGCAGGCCAAACTAATGTGCAACATTTTGACATAAACTACAATTGGTTAACAAACCCCTACTTAACGGTTTTTGAGAATACCAATAGCTTCAATAAAAATAGATTTTTAGGAAACGCTTCTGCTATATATAACATAACAAATAAGCTTGATGTTACCGTGCGGGCAGGTATTGATACTTATAATGACAAGCGAGAATTTAGGCGCGCTGTAAGCACCAATGCAAACTCCGAAGGGTCTTTTAGAGAGGACAATGTGTATTTCAGAGAATTAAATACAGATATTTTAATCTCATATAAAGACATCATCAATGATGATTGGAAATACACCCTTGCAGGCGGTGCAAACCGTTTTGATCAGGACATTAAATATAGTTTTACCGAAGCCTCACAATTAGCCATACCGGATATTTATACCTTAGCAAATTCTAAATCTGCTTTGGTTGCTGAGAGTAATTTATTTACGAAAAGGATAAACAGTGTTTATGCAACAGGAAATTTGGCTTATAAAAATTCGCTTTATTTTGATTTTACCTATAGAAATGATTGGAGTAGCACATTGCCAGAAAATAGCAATTCTTTTGGATATTATTCTGCCGGGTTTAGTTATGTGGTTAGTAATATGTTTCAAATGCCAGAAGGGATATCCTTTTTAAACTTAAGGTTTAGTGCGGCTAGTGTTGGTAATGATACCGATCCTTATCAAAACAATCAAAACTTTTTACTGAACCAAAATTATGGTGCTGATTTTAGGGTAACCAATGAAAATGTTCTTAAAAATGCAAATCTAAAGCCAGAACGATTAAATGCTTTTGAAGCAGGTTTAGAGGCTTGGTTTTTAGATGGACGTTTACAAGTAGACATTGCAGGCTATCAAAATACAAGTGTCGATCAAATTATATCTAGACCTATTTCCGAAGCCAGTGGTTTTGGTAATTTTAATGTCAATGGTGGTAAAGTGCGTACGAGAGGTTTTGAAGCTTTGGTTAGCGGGACTATTATTGAAAAAGCAGATTTTCAATGGCAAAGCTCTGTAAATTTCTCTACTGCAAAAAGTATTGTAACAGAACTACCCGAAGGTGTTACTCAATTTGTTACGGGTACTGCCAACATCTTTTCAGGTGGTGGTGGCTCAAATACGGTATTCTATATTGCTCGTGAAAATGGTCGTGTTGGGGATATGTATGGAACCGGTTTCGTACAAGTAGATGGGCAAGTAGTTCATGATGCTAACGGATTCCCAATTCAAGATCCTAACCTTCGCTTATTAGGAAACTACAATGCAGATTTTCAAGTAGGGTTTAACAACAAATTCTCCTATAAAAATTTAGATTTCACCTTCTTATTTGATTGGAGACAGGGCGGAACAATTGTTTCTAGAACAAAAGCATTAGGAAGTACTTCTGGCGTTTTAAAAGAAACGCTTGAAGGTAGAGAAAACGGAATTATTGGTGCTGGGGTCGTTAATATTGGCACTGCAGACGCTCCGCAATATGCAGCAAATACCACCGTAGTTTCTGCCCAAGATTACAACAACACGTTTTTTGATCGTGGTAATGAAGCTAGTGCTTTATATGATGCTTCTTATGTAAAATTAAGACAGGTTAGCATCTATTTTAATTTCCCTGATCAATTGGTAAACGCTATTGGGTTCAACAAAATTAAACTTGGTTTAGTAGGTAGTAATTTATTACTATTTACCGAAAACCCACATTTTGATCCTGAATTAAATGCATTACAAGAACAAAGTATCACCTATGGTGTGGAAGACTTTTCATACCCCTCTACAAGAAGCTTTGGAATTAGTCTAAAAACTGAATTTTAA
- a CDS encoding phosphotransferase yields the protein MIKLNNTISELNSYLQSKKWIYEGETILSVEKPGEGNMNFTLRIVTNKRSFIIKQSRDYVEKYPQVAAPLERVLREAEFYRLINDIPQLKLMMPDLIGLDKENSVMLMDDLGKGKDYSYLYQQGEVISEEDLLTIIFFISKLHNTITSNTVEKKITNKKMRELNHEHIFKYPYVEENGINLDEILPGLQQHANILKQDEQLKKEVLELGKLYLEDGTTLLHGDYFPGSWLKTGSGVRIIDPEFCFFGIAEFEIGVTIAHLKMAEQPEETIKKALRHYKNSCPLDEELCEKFVAIEIIRRIIGLAQLPLEISLEKRVELLKGARKTLLN from the coding sequence GTGATAAAACTAAACAATACCATATCAGAACTGAACTCATATCTTCAATCAAAAAAATGGATTTATGAGGGTGAAACTATTCTTTCGGTAGAAAAACCCGGAGAAGGGAATATGAATTTCACGCTTCGGATAGTAACTAACAAGAGATCCTTCATCATTAAACAGAGTAGAGACTATGTAGAGAAATATCCTCAAGTAGCTGCACCTTTAGAACGTGTTTTACGTGAAGCAGAGTTTTACAGGTTGATAAATGATATACCTCAGCTAAAACTAATGATGCCAGATCTTATAGGGTTAGATAAGGAAAATAGCGTTATGTTAATGGATGATTTAGGAAAAGGAAAAGACTATTCATACCTCTATCAACAAGGCGAAGTTATTTCTGAAGAAGACCTACTCACCATTATATTTTTTATTTCGAAACTTCATAATACCATTACCTCTAATACCGTAGAGAAAAAAATTACTAACAAAAAAATGCGAGAGCTTAATCACGAGCATATTTTTAAGTACCCCTATGTAGAAGAGAATGGAATTAATTTAGATGAAATTTTACCTGGCTTACAACAACATGCCAATATATTGAAACAAGATGAACAACTAAAAAAAGAAGTTCTAGAACTCGGAAAGCTATATTTAGAAGATGGCACTACATTATTGCATGGAGATTACTTTCCTGGTAGTTGGTTAAAAACAGGTTCCGGAGTAAGAATAATAGATCCTGAATTTTGCTTTTTCGGTATTGCAGAATTTGAGATAGGAGTAACTATTGCACATTTAAAAATGGCAGAACAACCAGAAGAAACAATTAAAAAAGCCTTACGACATTATAAAAATTCATGCCCGCTAGATGAGGAATTGTGTGAAAAATTTGTGGCCATAGAAATCATCAGAAGAATTATAGGATTGGCCCAATTACCATTAGAAATAAGCTTAGAAAAACGAGTAGAATTATTAAAAGGAGCACGTAAAACACTTCTAAACTAA
- a CDS encoding SusD/RagB family nutrient-binding outer membrane lipoprotein: MKKHIPLFLALVISGTFFTACTEDFDEINENNNNPETVSPQFLLTNVISVSSDLNAYEQGFRQSNYLAQFSASIEFERIDRYEMGSNSEYWNAIFGLLSDIQSIKASKASNEAYNAVGAIMQSYLFSQLTDLWNDVPYTEALGALEGAFLPKYDTQESIYTDPETGIIAVLRNSVTLLENSNATIEGDVLFNGDLTKWVKFANSLQVRYLMRISKRSPDFNALQTLADSGNLMQSNADNAVVPYLSSAPNQFPLFNASSGTYREHSMTATVDSVLKSWNDPRMAVLYSPTAATKNNATPEYTGLLNGQSTNTISSSGIDLNKISLFGSIFRDAPDGVDAQYMQYSETQFALAEAVAKGYISGNAATYYENAIAASFEYYNTVLPVDYMTRPEIALDGSENDITKILAQKWLSLISVGHEAWFNVRRTGIPNLKAGPDNFNEGKYPVRYLYPESEQASNNANYQEASARIGGDNINSKGWWEKD, encoded by the coding sequence ATGAAAAAACATATACCGCTATTTTTAGCACTAGTCATTTCTGGTACTTTTTTTACCGCATGTACAGAAGATTTTGATGAAATTAATGAAAACAATAACAATCCAGAAACGGTAAGTCCGCAATTTTTGTTGACCAATGTAATCTCCGTTTCTTCAGATTTAAATGCCTATGAGCAAGGCTTTAGACAGTCTAATTATTTGGCGCAGTTCTCGGCAAGTATAGAATTTGAACGTATAGATCGTTATGAAATGGGCTCTAATAGTGAATACTGGAATGCTATTTTTGGATTGCTATCAGACATTCAATCTATAAAAGCTTCAAAAGCCTCTAATGAAGCCTACAATGCGGTTGGCGCTATTATGCAGAGCTATCTATTCTCTCAACTTACTGATTTATGGAATGATGTTCCATATACAGAAGCATTAGGCGCATTAGAAGGTGCTTTTTTACCTAAATATGACACTCAAGAAAGTATCTACACAGATCCAGAAACAGGTATTATTGCGGTATTAAGAAACTCCGTTACCCTATTAGAGAACAGTAATGCAACTATTGAGGGTGATGTGTTGTTTAATGGCGATTTAACGAAATGGGTAAAATTTGCCAACTCCCTACAGGTACGCTATCTCATGCGCATTAGTAAAAGAAGTCCAGATTTTAATGCGTTACAGACCTTAGCTGATTCTGGCAACTTAATGCAATCAAATGCGGATAATGCTGTAGTGCCCTACTTAAGTTCTGCGCCAAACCAGTTTCCTTTGTTTAATGCCTCTTCTGGGACCTACAGAGAGCATTCAATGACTGCAACAGTAGATTCGGTTTTGAAATCTTGGAATGACCCTCGTATGGCTGTACTTTATAGTCCTACAGCAGCAACAAAAAATAATGCCACCCCAGAATATACTGGTTTACTAAACGGTCAATCAACAAACACAATATCTAGTAGTGGTATTGACTTAAATAAAATTTCTTTATTCGGAAGTATTTTCCGAGATGCTCCAGATGGTGTTGATGCCCAATACATGCAATATTCCGAAACACAATTTGCCTTAGCAGAAGCTGTTGCAAAAGGTTATATTTCTGGAAATGCAGCTACCTATTATGAAAACGCAATTGCAGCAAGTTTTGAATATTACAATACTGTTTTACCTGTAGATTATATGACAAGGCCAGAAATAGCGTTAGATGGAAGTGAAAATGATATTACTAAGATACTAGCTCAGAAGTGGCTTAGTCTAATTTCTGTAGGACACGAAGCTTGGTTTAACGTCCGGAGAACGGGAATTCCTAATTTAAAAGCAGGGCCTGATAATTTCAATGAAGGAAAATATCCCGTTCGGTATTTATATCCAGAGTCAGAACAAGCTTCAAACAATGCCAATTACCAGGAAGCATCTGCCAGAATTGGCGGAGATAATATCAATAGTAAAGGTTGGTGGGAAAAAGATTAA
- a CDS encoding PadR family transcriptional regulator, whose translation MGNSKLYKGSLNTIILKLLDEQGKMYGYEITQKVKALTKGELNITEGALYPALHKLEAEGLLNVEVAKVDNRLRKYYKLTEQGEKETVNRLAELEEFIRSMQNLVNPDWSIN comes from the coding sequence ATGGGTAATTCAAAATTATACAAAGGGAGTTTAAATACCATCATATTAAAGCTTTTAGATGAGCAAGGTAAGATGTATGGCTACGAAATAACTCAAAAAGTAAAAGCGCTTACTAAAGGGGAGTTAAACATTACAGAAGGAGCACTTTATCCGGCATTGCATAAATTAGAAGCTGAGGGCCTATTAAATGTAGAGGTCGCAAAAGTTGACAATAGACTACGTAAATATTATAAGCTTACAGAGCAAGGTGAAAAAGAAACTGTTAACCGACTTGCAGAGCTAGAAGAATTTATCCGCAGCATGCAAAATTTGGTGAATCCTGATTGGAGTATTAATTAA